The Mesorhizobium opportunistum WSM2075 DNA window CGAGGAAGCGGGTGAGCCCCTCCCAGTGAGCGAGCCCATAGCGGATGTCTTCGGCCAACCTGGAGCCGGAGGAGATCATCGACAGTTGCTTGTCCAACCATGGTTTCAGGGCGGCGATGATCGGCGCGGAATAATCCTGTCGAGCGGCAAGCCGGGCTTGAGGCGATGCGCCGCGCACTGTTGCCTCGATAGCGTGGAACGCCGCGATCCGGCGTATCGCCGCTTCGGCGATCGGGGACTTGGTGTTACGCGCCAGCTCGCAAACCGTCGGCGCAGGCGGCTCCAGCAATGGACGAGCAGTCACGGTCCTTGCGGCCGTTCCAGGCATGTCAGCCGGTCATAGCCCTCACAGGGTCAATGAACAGGCGATCCGCGTCAGCCAGACGCCGGCGCATGTGCTCGGCTATCGGCTTGAGATCGAAGCAGGCCCGGCCTGCCCAATTGCCCAGTGTGGCGCGATCCAGTTGGATGCCCCTGGCGGGCGTAGATTTCGGCCTGCCGGTAGAACGGCAAATGATCACCGACCTTGGCGACGATGACCTGGGCGATTAGCGCCTCGGTCGGCAGACCGCCGGGCACGATATGCTCGGGCGCATGCGCCTGCACGACCGCGCTCGAGCAGCGCCGGCAAGCGTATTTCGGGCGGCGCGTGACCAGCACGCGCAACTGCGCCGGGATCGCGTCGAGCCGCTCGCTGACATCCTCGCCGATCCTTAGCCATCTCGCCGCAGCCGCAGGGGCACAGCGTGCTGTGGGCTCGATGATCCGTTCCACTCGCGGCAGATGAGCCGGCAAGTGACCACGGTTGCGCGGGCGTGAACCGGACGCGCCGTCCGAACGACCCTGGATGACCCGCTGCGCCCTTTCCTGCGCGGCGTCGAGCACGCCCTGCGCGATCTCCACGTCTTCGAGCGGCAGGTGGTATTGATCGGGATGCAGCTTCTCGGACCTGGCGCCGAACTTCTCGTGATTGAGTTGACCGACGATGGTCTCCAGGCGACGCCGCGCCTCTTCGGATTCAGCCAAGGCAGCCTGGTGCTCGGCCAGGGTCGCTTGCGTCTGGGCCAGGAGCGCCTTCAAACGCTCGTTCTCTTCCTGGAGAACCGTCAGATTCATGCACTGAAATCAACCACGTGATCTCCGAGAACGCCACGGAGACAACGCAGCTGAGTCACCGTGCCACACTCATCCGGCCAATTGCGGACGCCGTGCCCGCTCGGGGCCGAACCAGTCTCCAGTCCAGCCCTTCTAACAATGCCGGGGACATCGCCGGCGACATGCGCATCACCCCGTCGCGAACCTGCGGCCAGACGAACTTCGAGCCTCGAGCCGCTTGTGAATGAGCACAAGGCCGGTGCGATCCCAGACCAAAATCTTGATCCTGTCAGCCCTTTTGGCCCGGAAGACGAAGGCCGCCCCCGCAGTAGGGGTCGAGGCCTAGCATCTCCTGCACAGCCAATGCCAATCCGTCCATGGCGCGCCGGAAGTCAACCGGCCGGGTCGCCACGTAGATCTTCAGTTCGGCGCCCGTGCAATCATCGCGAGGCCCGAACCGCTCGGATCACTTGCGACAGCTGCTCGAGGTCAACCGTCGTTCGGATCACCATGTCGTCGATCACAATTTCCACCCTCGCGCTTGCGCCGATTCGGTGGCCTCATCGTCCGCTGAGGCGCCGACGATTCGTCCACCATCAGCGGCGCGAACATCGGCGCCATGCTTTCTGCAGTGCCAGTTGTCCCTGACGAAGGCGACGCCGCCAATCGGCGGGTCGCGCCATGCTTGCGGGCGACCGCCGCCACCTGCACCTCCGGCATCAGGCTCTCGGCGGCAATCCGGGCTCTGTCGGCCTCCGAGCGAACCCGCCGTCCCGTCGGACCGTCCAGAACCTCGAGCCGGCCTGCGCAGCCAGCTGTTGGGACGTGGTCGCCAAAAGAGCTGTTCTGCTTCATCGCGGCCATCGAGCTCAACGCCCCGCGTCGGAGCGCTCTCTGCTTCTGTAGGAAGTCATGAGGTCCGCTCGGGCTTGATCGGGGTCTTGCCTGATGGACGACGTGTTTGCTGCACTCGCTTGCGGCCCCGTGCTGAGGATTTGCGGATTTTCAGTCCTCTGCCTCTTCGCCGGTGTCAACAGCGCTGTGTAGTGTTCATTGTTTATGATGACGCCCCCGCTGTTCACGCGGTTGCTCCTTTCAAGTGCACTCGTCAGCTCGGCCTGGGCGTGGCGAGTCCTGCTCACGTGCCGTTCAAACGAGGCTGGCGCGACTTGTCGGGCTTGCTGCGCTTGCAACACCGCGTGTCGCACCTGCGACCCGGCTGCTCCAAACGCTTCCGCGGGGCTTGCAAGCTCGTGGGGCAAGCGCCCCTGCCACAGTCGGTTTTGCAGCGCCTGCCGATCGGGGACGAGGGCCTCGAGGTGCAGCGGCCGCTGCGGGTCTGGCAAGTCTTGGTTCGCCAATCTCTCAACCAGCGAGCGCGTGCCGTCCACCACGAACACGCCGCAATCAACACCGTTGTTCTGCAGGGCCATGGCGGGTGTCACCACGGTGGTCACTTCCAGTCTGGCTGCGAGCTCTCGTGCAGGCGCGTCATTGTATGGCAGTCCATCGCCACGACGGATGGAGTCGTAGTGATAGGCAACCGCTTTATCCGGATCGCTGCGATCTACGAGCAGCAGCGACCAATGCTCGTTGCGTCCATCATTCTCCGCCGTAGCGATGGGATCGCCACTGTTCACAGGCAGGAACACGAAGTCGGCTGCGACGTCGTTTTGATGATAGATGGACAGCACTATAGGGTTCGGGTCCCGGTCGTGACGGCGCAGTTGCTGGGAGACCAAGGAATCCACTAGCCGCGTTCGGGCGGCGAGTGCTGGGTGGTGCATCTGCAGGCTCTGCGCCAGCAACTGGTAATCCCTGCTGATATGGGCGTCACCCAGCAGGTCGGGGCCGAGCACCGCCCCTTCGGGGAGGTTGAACGAGCCTGACGGAAGGGCTGCGATGTGAGCCTCGGAGGAGGTGGTCAGATCGACCAACGGAACACCGCGATAGGTGTCTGACTGCGTCGCTGGCAAGGCGGGTTCTGGAGCCCTTGCCGGTACTGCTGCCGCTGCAGCTTCCCTGATCGCACCGCGATGGACGAGCCAAACGGCGTTGCCGCCCTCCGGCATCAGGGCGGTGTAGCCGTGACCTTTGATATCGAAGTTCCATTCCGGCTTGTCGGCATCCGGCAAGAGGCCATGGTGATTGAGAAAAGGGAGCATCGCCTCTGGGACGCGTTGAGTCCCATGGGAGAAGCCGTTGGGGACGGCGGACGAAAGGTCTATAAGGTCCTCGATCGCCGCGGGGGGCGCCTCAGACCTTGCGGAGGGCGCGGCCCGCTGCATCCTTCTGATGGGCTCGGCCCCTGTGCCTGGAACGGGTACCCCAGCCAAGGGCAATTCACCGAACTGCTGCATGGGGGGCTGCATTGGCACGCGGCCGCCTGAATTGCCGATTTGGCTCGGCTGCTGCTGAAAGGCGACGACTTGCGGCGTATTCAGGGCCGTCAGCCTCTCCGCTGGCCACAGCGCTGTGGAATGTTCATTGTTGGTGACGACCCCCCGGGGTGCCCGGTGGGCGCCCTGATCAAGCGCATCCGGCAAGGGCTGTATCTGCTGTTGGCTGGCAGCTAGGACTGGCGGAGCGGCGGCCTGAACTCCGGCCCATCCAGAGCTTGCGAAAGCGTCCGACATGCTTGTGTTGAGGTTATCCCGTCCAGCGGGCATGCTTTGATTGTTGAAAAAAGACGAGGCGGCTTGATCATTCTGCCCTTCCTGAAGCGCGTCGAGCAACCCCTGCTCGATTCGCACAAGCGCCTCTGTATTGGTTGGCACCACGTCGGCTCGATCAACGAACAGCGATAGGTTCGCCTTGGCAAGCGCGTATGAGTCCGCTTTGCGAATCCGCTCTAGCGCGTAGCTGAGATAGCGATCGTCTGGGTACAAGCTCTCGGCGATTTTCGCCCGCTCATCGTGATCCAGCCCAGTGATCGTCTGACCCTGTTTGTCAAGCGCCGCAGAAAATTTGCGAAGACTACGACTATAGATAACACGGGTGCCTGAAGCCAACCCGCTGTCACCGGCCGCTTGTTCCAGGAGGTGCGCGTCTGCCTTTGCGGGCACCGGCCGGTCAGCAACTGAATAGTCCGGCTCATGATACGCACGCAGGACGTTCAACGCCGGCTTCATATCAGGGTAGTCCGAAAAGAAAGTATCGAGGTGGTCGACCAGGGATTGGTGATTTGTTAGATCATTCGCTTGGCCGCGCTCGCCGAAATGATTCGCCAATCGGCGAAGCGAATAAGTGTAAGCTTGAAGCCTACTCTTGCTATAGCCTTGCTGAGAATCCGCAGCCTGGGCGATCGCCTTATCAATAACGTTCCAGTGTTCGTCGGACACATGGCGATAGCTGGGGTCACGACGTACTCGAGGCGCGACAGGAGCCGGATTGGAGCGGCGCGGCGCGGCCACGTGCTGCTCAATGCCCACTTGCCGGGCCGGACCCGCATCAGGCAAGCGGCCATCGCGGTCCGAGGAAGAGAGCATCGCCTGTGGGACGCGTTGAGTTCCATGGGAGACGCCTTTGGGGAGGGCGAACGAGACGGTAATGGAGCTCCCGATAGCAGCGGAGGGCGCTTCAAATTTTGCGGAGGGCGCGGCCTGCACATGCATCCTTCTGATGTGTTCGGCCCTTGCGCCTTGAACTGGTAGCCCTGCCAATGGCAATTCAGCCAACCGCTGCATGAGGGGCTGCATCGGCACGCGGCCGCCCGAATGGCCGATTTGGCTCGGCTGCTGGTGAAGGGCGACGGCTTGCCGCGCATTCAGGGCCGCCAGCCTCTCCGCTGGCCACAGCGCTGTGAAATGTTCACCATTGACGATGACCAACTGTGGCCGGTGGTTGCCCTGGTCAAGCGCATCCGACAAGGGTCGGATCTGCTGTTGGCTGGCAGCTACGATTGGCTGAGCGGCTTGATCATTCTGCTCTTGGTGAAGCACGTCGCGGAGCCCCTGTTCCACTCGCAGAACGGCCCCTTCATTGTGCGCCTCGTCGGCTCGATCATCGAACATCGGCCGGAACGCCTCGGCCACTTGCTGCTCCACGCTCACTCGCCGGGCCTCGCCCGCTTGCCGCCCTTCCAAGCCGGCGTCCTGCGGCAAAGCTGTTGCACGGGATGGATTTTTTCGCGGGTCCACACTAGCCTCACATCAAACGGTATCGTTAAATTCCTGCGCCAATCCACGCGGCGGCTCATCGAGTCGAAAGTCTGTGGAGAGTTCCTCCTCTGCTTCCGTCAACGGTGCCGGCTCCGGGAGGGCGCCTGTCTGGCCTTCAAAGATGCGTTTCAGAATGCGGTCCGAAAAATATCGCACCTTCCTCAATTGCAATGGTGGCAGACCTTTGATGAGAACGATCTCGTAGTCGTCGTCGAGCAGCCGAACCTGTTCGGGACGCAACAGCGGTGCACCTTGATGCGAATTCTGAATGTTCCAATCGAATCTTCGCGCCTGGCTGTAGGAAATCGATTTGGCTTCAAACGTGTATTCACCGATGGCTTTGGAAATGTAATTTGGGGTCTCGTCATCGGCCGTTGCCATGAACACTTGCAGGCCGGTATTGCTGAGAAAATTCTGCTTGCCAGCCTCTCCATAAGCCCCTGTCAGTGCCGAAAGGCTTTGGATGATGAGCATGAAACGCCCCTTGTAGCCCGCGATAGTCGTAATTGCGGTCTCGATCGCCTCCAGCTTACCCAAGTGCTTGAACTCATCGAGCAGGAAGAGAACCTCGTGCTTTTCCTCCGGGCGGGGCAGCGACCGCTGTAGAATTGAAACGATCTGCTGAAAAAACAAGCGTATCAAAGGCGCGATCACCTCAAGGTCGTTCGGACCAACGCAAAGATAGATGCACGTTCTGCGACGGCGAAGATCATACACCGAAAAGTCCGAGCGACTTGTGGCCGCCTTAACAGCGGGATCCGCCCAGAGATTGAGCCCGCCATCGCCGAGCACTGACGTGTAGGAGGTCAGTATTTTTGTGTCGTTCCCCGCCATGTCGTCGAAGATGCGTTGAGCCTCTTTGTTCCGGGTCTCCATCGCGAGTTGCGCGAAGAGCTTAAACTTCTCCCCCGGCTGGGCGAAGAGATCATAGACGGCGCCGATTGTCGGCGTACCCCGCTCGATGCAGGCAAGGATCCCCGCGACAAAGATATCTCGCGCGCCGC harbors:
- a CDS encoding IS66 family transposase; amino-acid sequence: MPGTAARTVTARPLLEPPAPTVCELARNTKSPIAEAAIRRIAAFHAIEATVRGASPQARLAARQDYSAPIIAALKPWLDKQLSMISSGSRLAEDIRYGLAHWEGLTRFLDDGWLELDINPVENAIRPVCFDQKKCSVCWP
- a CDS encoding IS66 family transposase, whose protein sequence is MIICRSTGRPKSTPARGIQLDRATLGNWAGRACFDLKPIAEHMRRRLADADRLFIDPVRAMTG
- a CDS encoding Ulp1 family isopeptidase gives rise to the protein MSVEQQVAEAFRPMFDDRADEAHNEGAVLRVEQGLRDVLHQEQNDQAAQPIVAASQQQIRPLSDALDQGNHRPQLVIVNGEHFTALWPAERLAALNARQAVALHQQPSQIGHSGGRVPMQPLMQRLAELPLAGLPVQGARAEHIRRMHVQAAPSAKFEAPSAAIGSSITVSFALPKGVSHGTQRVPQAMLSSSDRDGRLPDAGPARQVGIEQHVAAPRRSNPAPVAPRVRRDPSYRHVSDEHWNVIDKAIAQAADSQQGYSKSRLQAYTYSLRRLANHFGERGQANDLTNHQSLVDHLDTFFSDYPDMKPALNVLRAYHEPDYSVADRPVPAKADAHLLEQAAGDSGLASGTRVIYSRSLRKFSAALDKQGQTITGLDHDERAKIAESLYPDDRYLSYALERIRKADSYALAKANLSLFVDRADVVPTNTEALVRIEQGLLDALQEGQNDQAASSFFNNQSMPAGRDNLNTSMSDAFASSGWAGVQAAAPPVLAASQQQIQPLPDALDQGAHRAPRGVVTNNEHSTALWPAERLTALNTPQVVAFQQQPSQIGNSGGRVPMQPPMQQFGELPLAGVPVPGTGAEPIRRMQRAAPSARSEAPPAAIEDLIDLSSAVPNGFSHGTQRVPEAMLPFLNHHGLLPDADKPEWNFDIKGHGYTALMPEGGNAVWLVHRGAIREAAAAAVPARAPEPALPATQSDTYRGVPLVDLTTSSEAHIAALPSGSFNLPEGAVLGPDLLGDAHISRDYQLLAQSLQMHHPALAARTRLVDSLVSQQLRRHDRDPNPIVLSIYHQNDVAADFVFLPVNSGDPIATAENDGRNEHWSLLLVDRSDPDKAVAYHYDSIRRGDGLPYNDAPARELAARLEVTTVVTPAMALQNNGVDCGVFVVDGTRSLVERLANQDLPDPQRPLHLEALVPDRQALQNRLWQGRLPHELASPAEAFGAAGSQVRHAVLQAQQARQVAPASFERHVSRTRHAQAELTSALERSNRVNSGGVIINNEHYTALLTPAKRQRTENPQILSTGPQASAANTSSIRQDPDQARADLMTSYRSRERSDAGR
- the virD4 gene encoding type IV secretion system ATPase VirD4 (The ATPase VirD4 is a core component of the VirB/VirD4 form of type IV secretion systems (T4SS), also known as type IVa secretion systems.), whose protein sequence is MPSTKTTTPNLAVSIACSLAVGFCAASLYATFRHGGGGEALMAFDVRAFWFETPFYLGFATPVFYRGAAIVLSTSVVVLLIQQVVLRRKLEHHGTARWARVDEMRRTGYLRRYRGVKGPVFGKTSGPFWPGYYLTNGEQPHSLIVAPTRAGKGVGVVIPTLLTFKGSVIALDVKGELFELTSRARKAAGDDVFKFAPLDSERRTNCYNPLLDLIALPPQLQFTEARRLAANLITAKGEGAEGFISGARDIFVAGILACIERGTPTIGAVYDLFAQPGEKFKLFAQLAMETRNKEAQRIFDDMAGNDTKILTSYTSVLGDGGLNLWADPAVKAATSRSDFSVYDLRRRRTCIYLCVGPNDLEVIAPLIRLFFQQIVSILQRSLPRPEEKHEVLFLLDEFKHLGKLEAIETAITTIAGYKGRFMLIIQSLSALTGAYGEAGKQNFLSNTGLQVFMATADDETPNYISKAIGEYTFEAKSISYSQARRFDWNIQNSHQGAPLLRPEQVRLLDDDYEIVLIKGLPPLQLRKVRYFSDRILKRIFEGQTGALPEPAPLTEAEEELSTDFRLDEPPRGLAQEFNDTV